TCTTACATGGTAACCTTAATGAAACGGTGTATATGTATCAACCCACAGGTTTTCGGGATCCTAATTTTCCGAATCACGCTTGTTTATTGAAACGATCACTTTATGGTTTAAAGCAAGCGCCCCGCGCATGGTATCAAGGTTTGCCGATTTTGCTTCTACTATTGGTTTTACACATAGTCGGTGTGATCATTCTCTTTTCATTTTTCATCAAGGTCACGACATGGCTTACCTTTTACTCTACGTTGATGATATTGTTCTAGTTACTTCAAGTGAAAAGTTACGCCAACGAATCATGACTATGTTCTCACACGAGTTTGCTATGAAAGATTTGGGACCATTACACTCTTTTTTAGGCATCTCAGTTACACGCTCAGCCGAGGGTCTGTTTCTAAACCAACACGCTTATACAAAGGAGATTATCATGCGGGCTGGGCTATCTAACTGTAATGCCGCCACTACTCCAGTcgacacatgtggtaaaacaagttCCAAATCGGGCAAATCATATTCGAATCCAACGAAATATAGAAGTTTAGCAGGTGCCTTACAGTATTTAACATTCACCCGTCCGGATATCTCATATGCGGTCCAACAAGTCTGTTTGCATATGCATGACCCGAAAGACATTCACATGTTAGCACTCAACCGTATTGTGCGATATTTACAGGGTACGCCTTCTCTCGGTCTACATATTCATCGATCCCGgacgccttctcttgtggcgtttACCGACGCAGATTGGGGTGGGAGTCCCGATACTCGACGTTCCACCTCGGGATATTGTGTATATTATGGTGATAATCTTATTTCGTGGTCTTCTAAACGCCAACCTACTCTATCTCGTTCAAGTGCGGAAGCAGAATACCGGGGCGTCGCTAACGTAGTGGCTGAATCATGTTGGCTTCGTAATCTACTCCTtgaattgaaatgtcccattcctAAAGCTACATTAGTTTTTTGTGACAATATAAGTGCTATCTATCTTGCCGGGAATCCAGTCCAACATCAAAGGACGAAACATATCGAACTTGATATACATTTTGTTCGTGAGAAGGTTGCAAAAGGTCAAGTTCGTATTCTTCACGTTCCTACTCGCTATCAAATCGCAGATATTTTTACTAAGGGTTTACCACGGCTTTTGTTTGAAGAATTTCGCTCCAGTCTCGGCATTCGTTCTTCTCCGGCTTCGACTGCGGGGGAGTAATAACCAATATATACACCACTATATACGGATGTCTATATA
This window of the Rutidosis leptorrhynchoides isolate AG116_Rl617_1_P2 chromosome 7, CSIRO_AGI_Rlap_v1, whole genome shotgun sequence genome carries:
- the LOC139860380 gene encoding uncharacterized mitochondrial protein AtMg00810-like, with protein sequence MVSRFADFASTIGFTHSRCDHSLFIFHQGHDMAYLLLYVDDIVLVTSSEKLRQRIMTMFSHEFAMKDLGPLHSFLGISVTRSAEGLFLNQHAYTKEIIMRAGLSNCNAATTPVDTCGKTSSKSGKSYSNPTKYRSLAGALQYLTFTRPDISYAVQQVCLHMHDPKDIHMLALNRIVRYLQGTPSLGLHIHRSRTPSLVAFTDADWGGSPDTRRSTSGYCVYYGDNLISWSSKRQPTLSRSSAEAEYRGVANVVAESCWLRNLLLELKCPIPKATLVFCDNISAIYLAGNPVQHQRTKHIELDIHFVREKVAKGQVRILHVPTRYQIADIFTKGLPRLLFEEFRSSLGIRSSPASTAGE